In Methanobacterium aggregans, the genomic stretch CCAAGGATATTTACCAGCATATAAGCCAAAAGCTTGACTCCTACATGAAATCAGAAAATCTGATAGGTAGCTCCATATAGTGATAGCAAAAATATCGAGCACCTACTTTTCTGATTCATTTATTGCAATTAACAATTTACATAATCGTTTTATCGTCTATTTTTGAAATGTTTAAAGGATTTTTTAAGCAAATTTTTAAAAAATAATTAATTTTAAATTTTATTTAATGAAAATAGTATTGATCATCAGGAATAGGTTATGATACGTTCTTATGGGATAACAAAATTTTTTGCATATTTAGATATTCCTAATCATTATCTGAAAATTGTTTAACTCTTTTTTGCCAGATTTTCTTCCACACGAAAAATAACTATCTTCTTCACCAGTTCAAATGGAATTGGTTTATCTATGGGAAATTGCACGGCACCTTTTGAGCTTTTGTATGGTGATAAGTCTTCTTTAAATGCTTCAATACCGGAAGGTGTAGGATAAAATCCTATATGATTTTTGTAGGCTGCGAAATGCACAAGGTTGCCCCTGAGCTTAAATGTTGGCATACCATAACTTATGGTTTCTTCAGATCCAGGGGCCGATTCTTTGATAACCTTCCTCATTTCTTCTAGGATATACTGTACATTTTTTGGAAATGTTGCTATATACCCATCTATCGTCTCGAATCGTTTTCTGGCCACCTAATTCACCAACATAATATTAGATAATTAGTTAATAATAAGTTTTAATCCCTTAATCCTTTTTTCTAATTTTCATCAATTAAAACTTCCAATCTCAGACCCAGATAATATTAAAAATATCAGTTGAACTTCAATTATTTTGAAGTATTAATTAAAAAATTCAATATATTTATATAGAATAACTTAACAATTTTAATTTAGAAATCAATAATATTGAAGTTATGTTTTAAAGGGGGTTTGATATGAAGGCAAAAAAATTAAAAATCCAGGTTAAAACAAGCAAATTTTCAATCCCACTTCCTGCCTTAAGATTTTCAACCGTTAGATGGGTATCTAAATTAATCTTCAAGTATTGTCCTTCTAAAGTAGTTGCAGGAGCACACAAATCTAGTGAAAATGAAATCATTGAAAGCATCTTAAAGAACGTTACCTACGAGGACATCGAACAGTTTATCAATCAGCTGGAACAGGAACAACCATTCGAAATAGTTGACATCAACACCTACGATGAAAAGGAAGGTAGGGTTGCAGTGAAAATTTACACAATTTAAGGAGATTGGAGCTATGAAACGTGAAGTACCAGGAAGCTGTCCCATATGTGGGGGCGAAATCACAGTTACCGAGATCAAGTGTAAAAAATGTAAAAGCGTTGTTCAGGGCGAATTTGATCTTTGCAAGTTCTGCAGGCTGAATGACAAGCAAAAATACTTTGTTGAAGTGTTTATTAAAAACAGGGGCAATATTAAGGAAATTGAAAAAGAACTGGGTATCTCATATCCCACAGTGAGGAATAAACTGGATGAAGTGATTTCAGTTCTGGGACACAAGGTGGAAAAACCAGCCATCAATAAAAAATCCATTTTAGAAAAGCTCCAGAATGGAGAAATCAGCAAAGATGAGGCTTTGAAGTTATTAAGTGGTAAATTATGAGGGGTGTTGAAATATGTCTAAAGATATATCGGAAGAGAGAATGAAAATTTTGGAAATGGTTGAAGAAGGAAAACTCAATACTTCAGAAGCAATGGAGTTACTGGATGCTCTGGAAGGAGATGAGATTGAAATCAAACCTAAAACAGATGCTAAATGGTTAAAAATCAGGGTTAAAACCATGGATGACAACCCCAAGGTAAATGTGAACATACCTCTTTCCCTGGTTGATGTGGGATTAAAACTAGCCAAGAAATTCGATCCTAAGTTAGAACAATCAGGTCTGGATCAAATTGACCTCGATGAGATCATAGAGGCTGTTAAAAACGGGGCAGAAGGAAAAATTGTTGATGTGGAAGACGAAGAGAATCAGACCAGAGTTAAGATATATGTGGAATAGGTAAGATGGATCAATCTTTCTATTCCCCTGATTTATTCTTTAATCTTTATTTTTAAATTTAATGGATTTTTAAGGAAATTTTTTAAAAATGAATATTTATAGAGATTATTTAATCAAAATAGGTTCTTTTATCAAAAATCATATTTTCTGATACGTCGCTCTATATATTGATAGCAAAAATATCGACTACTTCTTCTGAACTTTATTTTAAAATATATTATTAATCATTAAGCACCTATTTTTGACAGTCCACGATCTCGTTATCAAAAAACGATTTATCTAATGGATTGCAGAATATTATTAATTTTAACCCACTGCAATTTAATAGAAGGTGATCACACTGCCTAAAGAAAGGATGTCCAACACTTCATTCAAGTTTATGAACCTGAGCTTTAAAATAATGGATTTTATCCATCCCTACATCAAGAAAAGGGTGAAAACATTCGGTATAAAGAAGGGAATGAATGTGGTGGACTACGGATGCGGACCTGGACGCTACACAACAGAATTAGCCAAACTCGTTGGGGACCAGGGGAAAGTTTACGGTGCAGACATCCATGAAATGGCCATGGATGCTGTGCAAAAGAAAATAAATAGTATGGGGCTTAAAAATGTGGAAACTGTACTTATTAATGGCTACAGTTGTCCACTTCCCGACGGGATTGCAGATAGAGTCTGTGCACTGGACATGTTCTTCATGATCCAGGACCCAACCACATTTCTAGGTGAGCTCAGGAGAATCACCAAACCAGAGGGAGTACTCATAATTGATGATGGACACCAAAAAAGAGTCCTGACCAAGAAAAAGATAATGAACTCTGGACACTGGAAAATCCTTGAAGAAAGTGAGGATCATTTGAAATGCAAGCCGATTTAATTCCCGCATTTGGTAATGTGATTCATTCATTGTATTCAAAATGCGTAGAGAAGTTTAAAACACGAGTTACACAATTAAACAGCATATAACCCATGATAAAGGACTTTATAAGGA encodes the following:
- a CDS encoding iron chaperone; this encodes MARKRFETIDGYIATFPKNVQYILEEMRKVIKESAPGSEETISYGMPTFKLRGNLVHFAAYKNHIGFYPTPSGIEAFKEDLSPYKSSKGAVQFPIDKPIPFELVKKIVIFRVEENLAKKS
- a CDS encoding DUF2089 domain-containing protein, encoding MKREVPGSCPICGGEITVTEIKCKKCKSVVQGEFDLCKFCRLNDKQKYFVEVFIKNRGNIKEIEKELGISYPTVRNKLDEVISVLGHKVEKPAINKKSILEKLQNGEISKDEALKLLSGKL
- a CDS encoding SHOCT-like domain-containing protein, with the protein product MSKDISEERMKILEMVEEGKLNTSEAMELLDALEGDEIEIKPKTDAKWLKIRVKTMDDNPKVNVNIPLSLVDVGLKLAKKFDPKLEQSGLDQIDLDEIIEAVKNGAEGKIVDVEDEENQTRVKIYVE
- a CDS encoding class I SAM-dependent methyltransferase, which codes for MSNTSFKFMNLSFKIMDFIHPYIKKRVKTFGIKKGMNVVDYGCGPGRYTTELAKLVGDQGKVYGADIHEMAMDAVQKKINSMGLKNVETVLINGYSCPLPDGIADRVCALDMFFMIQDPTTFLGELRRITKPEGVLIIDDGHQKRVLTKKKIMNSGHWKILEESEDHLKCKPI